Proteins encoded within one genomic window of Salipaludibacillus agaradhaerens:
- a CDS encoding DNA-dependent RNA polymerase subunit epsilon produces the protein MIFKVFYQDTLEETPVRERTNALYMEASTEEEIRKKLAERRYNIEFVTPLSEEALQYEKDNNEDFHVENL, from the coding sequence ATGATTTTTAAAGTGTTTTACCAAGACACTCTAGAGGAAACACCTGTAAGAGAACGAACTAACGCTTTGTACATGGAAGCATCAACTGAGGAAGAAATACGCAAAAAACTGGCTGAACGCCGCTACAATATCGAATTTGTGACCCCATTATCAGAAGAAGCACTTCAATATGAGAAAGATAATAACGAAGACTTCCACGTGGAGAATCTGTAA
- the def gene encoding peptide deformylase, producing the protein MLTMNDIIREGHPTLRQKAEPISLPPSTEDKETLKKMLDFLVHSQDPEMAEKHGLRPGVGLAAPQINISKQMMAIRSTDHNDEIVEYALFNPKIISHSAETTYLESGEGCLSVDREVNGIVPRYARIKIEGYSLEGKKITERLRGFLAIVFQHELDHLNGIMFYDRIEQDDPFKQPLPPGEIVIRNDTDAPL; encoded by the coding sequence ATGTTGACAATGAACGATATTATACGGGAAGGACACCCTACCCTTAGACAGAAAGCAGAACCCATTTCGTTACCACCATCCACCGAAGATAAAGAGACGTTAAAAAAAATGCTGGATTTTCTCGTACATAGCCAAGACCCAGAAATGGCTGAAAAACACGGACTTCGTCCTGGTGTTGGTTTAGCAGCCCCTCAAATTAATATTAGCAAACAAATGATGGCTATACGTTCTACAGATCATAATGACGAGATCGTTGAATATGCCCTCTTCAATCCAAAAATTATTAGTCATTCTGCTGAAACAACTTACTTGGAAAGCGGTGAAGGATGTCTTTCAGTAGACCGAGAAGTTAACGGAATTGTACCGAGGTATGCAAGAATTAAAATTGAAGGATACAGCCTAGAAGGTAAGAAAATAACTGAACGATTGCGCGGTTTTCTAGCTATTGTGTTTCAACATGAATTGGATCATTTAAACGGGATCATGTTTTATGATAGAATTGAACAAGATGATCCTTTTAAACAGCCCCTTCCACCTGGGGAAATAGTCATTCGCAATGATACAGATGCTCCCCTCTGA
- a CDS encoding YjcZ family sporulation protein, with product MYGHGGGFCCDPCGFGQQHFPSYGYPTQVAGVGTGAGKGFALIVVLFILLIIVGASKFHG from the coding sequence ATGTACGGACATGGTGGAGGATTTTGTTGTGACCCTTGTGGCTTCGGCCAACAACACTTCCCTAGTTATGGTTACCCAACACAAGTAGCCGGTGTAGGGACTGGTGCAGGTAAAGGGTTTGCGTTAATCGTGGTACTTTTCATTTTGCTCATTATTGTGGGCGCTTCGAAATTCCACGGATAA
- a CDS encoding YkyA family protein translates to MKNFVIGITFISLLTILSGCVGDDPAELMYDQLETSVQIENEMKSLQEPLVEAEKKEVQLYNDMASLSSLEEIKPLSQKAIESAETRRSMMEEEKKFIDNAFEAFQEAEQYVEELEEDQAKEAGQTLIDIQNERKSVYEELYSQYVKSIDEDIKLFEMVVDEESHNDELEEQQEKVNESYARITELSDEFNVLLNDFNEAKIVFYESVGFNVTTK, encoded by the coding sequence TTGAAAAATTTTGTTATAGGTATCACCTTCATATCATTATTAACAATTTTAAGTGGCTGTGTTGGTGATGATCCTGCCGAATTAATGTATGACCAGCTAGAAACATCTGTCCAAATTGAAAATGAGATGAAGAGCCTTCAAGAACCTCTTGTTGAAGCAGAGAAAAAAGAAGTTCAATTGTATAATGACATGGCTAGTTTATCATCACTAGAAGAAATTAAACCCCTGTCTCAGAAAGCGATTGAGTCTGCAGAAACTAGAAGAAGTATGATGGAAGAAGAAAAAAAATTTATTGATAATGCTTTTGAGGCGTTTCAAGAAGCTGAACAGTACGTAGAGGAACTTGAAGAAGATCAGGCAAAAGAGGCAGGGCAAACCTTAATTGACATTCAAAATGAGCGTAAAAGTGTATATGAAGAGTTATATAGCCAATATGTAAAATCGATCGATGAGGATATAAAACTTTTTGAAATGGTGGTGGATGAGGAGAGTCATAATGACGAGTTAGAAGAACAGCAAGAAAAGGTGAATGAGAGTTACGCTCGTATTACAGAACTCTCAGACGAATTCAACGTGTTACTAAATGACTTTAATGAAGCTAAGATTGTCTTTTACGAATCGGTTGGATTTAATGTCACGACAAAATAA
- the pdhA gene encoding pyruvate dehydrogenase (acetyl-transferring) E1 component subunit alpha: MEKTKELQQVEEQFQTFQILDEEGNIVNEDAVPDLSDEELKELMTRMVYTRIWDQRAISLNRQGRLGFYAPVAGQEASMIGSQFALEKQDWILPGYRDIPQIHYHGVPLDQAFLWSRGHFKGGQMPEGVRVMMPQIIIGAQITQTAGVAMGLQKNKEDAVAITYTGDGGASQGDFYEGMNFAGAFNSPAIFIVQNNRFAISVPVEKQSAAKTIAQKAVAAGIHGVQVDGMDLLAVYVATKEARQRGLDGNGPTLIETLTYRYGPHTMAGDDPTRYRTSEEDSEWEKKDPLVRFRKYLESKKLWSEEDEDKVVEQAKEDIKAAIKKADETPKQKVTDLIELMGEELPANLQEQYEQYKEKESK; the protein is encoded by the coding sequence ATGGAAAAAACAAAAGAATTGCAACAAGTTGAAGAGCAGTTCCAAACGTTTCAGATTCTTGATGAAGAAGGAAACATTGTAAATGAAGATGCTGTGCCAGATCTATCTGATGAAGAATTAAAAGAGCTAATGACTCGCATGGTATACACACGTATTTGGGATCAACGTGCTATCTCGTTGAATCGACAAGGTCGATTAGGATTCTATGCACCAGTAGCAGGTCAAGAAGCTTCAATGATCGGTTCGCAATTTGCTTTAGAAAAACAAGACTGGATTTTACCAGGTTATCGTGATATTCCTCAAATTCATTATCATGGTGTACCACTAGACCAGGCTTTCTTATGGTCAAGAGGTCATTTCAAAGGTGGACAAATGCCGGAGGGTGTACGTGTGATGATGCCACAGATTATTATTGGGGCACAGATTACGCAAACTGCTGGTGTTGCTATGGGACTTCAAAAAAATAAAGAAGATGCTGTGGCAATTACTTACACTGGTGATGGTGGCGCTTCCCAAGGGGATTTCTACGAAGGAATGAACTTCGCAGGCGCTTTTAACTCTCCTGCCATTTTCATCGTACAAAATAACCGATTTGCTATTTCCGTACCTGTTGAAAAGCAATCTGCTGCTAAAACTATTGCACAAAAAGCAGTGGCTGCAGGTATTCATGGCGTTCAAGTAGATGGTATGGACTTATTAGCTGTTTATGTAGCAACAAAAGAAGCAAGACAACGTGGATTAGATGGCAATGGACCAACATTAATTGAGACATTAACTTATCGTTATGGTCCTCACACAATGGCTGGAGACGATCCAACACGCTATCGTACTTCTGAGGAAGATAGCGAATGGGAGAAAAAAGATCCGCTAGTCCGTTTCCGTAAATACCTCGAGTCTAAAAAACTTTGGAGCGAGGAAGACGAAGATAAGGTTGTTGAGCAAGCGAAAGAAGACATCAAAGCAGCGATCAAAAAAGCTGATGAAACACCAAAACAAAAAGTCACTGACCTGATCGAACTCATGGGTGAAGAACTTCCGGCTAACCTTCAGGAGCAGTACGAACAGTATAAAGAAAAGGAGTCGAAGTAA